The DNA segment CGCTCGGCGATATCCGTCTCTACCCGCGCGACGTCCGGCGTTGACGTTCTGGGTACTGTCGGCGGCCGCGCACGCGCGCGGATGAGCTGTTCCGTCTGACGCACGCTCAGACCGCGGGCGGCAATCTCTCGTGCAACGCTTGCCTGTTCTCCGGCGCTCAAGGGCAACAGCGCGCGTGCATGTCCCATCTCGATCCGGCGCGTTTCCAGCAGTTCGCGCGCAACCTCGCCAAGATCTCGCAAGCGCAGCAGATTGCTTACCGCGGCGCGCGAGCGACCTACCGCGTCTGCCGTTTGTTGGTGCGTCAGACCGAATTCCTCGATCAAACGCGCCAGCGCCAGCGCTTCCTCAATCGGATTCAAGTCCTCGCGCTGGATATTTTCGATCAGCGACATGGCCGCGACCGCTTGGTCTGGTAAATCGCGGATCAATGCTGGTATCTCGTGCAGACCAGCGAGCTGCGCCGCTCGCCAGCGTCGCTCACCAGCAATCAA comes from the Acidihalobacter yilgarnensis genome and includes:
- a CDS encoding ParB/RepB/Spo0J family partition protein → MVRRKRGLGSRGLDALLSGQADSIEEDGEDGELRALGVEQIQRGRYQPRMNIRSEELEELAASIRAQGVIQPVVVRKVGDGYELIAGERRWRAAQLAGLHEIPALIRDLPDQAVAAMSLIENIQREDLNPIEEALALARLIEEFGLTHQQTADAVGRSRAAVSNLLRLRDLGEVARELLETRRIEMGHARALLPLSAGEQASVAREIAARGLSVRQTEQLIRARARPPTVPRTSTPDVARVETDIAERLGAKVRIEQGNKGTGRLIIQYNSLDELDGILSHIK